In the genome of Nitrospira sp., the window GCCAACCTCAGGCACTGAAGGCAGAGTTCGCTATAACATTATCGCTCCCGAGGGAGGTGGCGAACTCTACATCCACTGGAACAGTCCTTTGATTGAGTCTCAATACAATAATACTTTCCATATTTGGGCACCTGCAGGATGGGAAGTTTCTCATTGGGGTGGCCAGGGGCATGAAGCTGAACTCGAGATTCGCCTACGCCGCACCGCTCGTCGTAGCGTTCCAAACTTTCATCCGCATGGAAGAGGCTTCGCGTTTACCAACCGTTGGAACAGCGACCTGCCTGTCATCTCCATCGGATTTTTGTGGAATAGATTGTTCGAGTCGTTACCCGGACCATTAGGAGACTTAGGAATCAACAAGGTACTTGATGAGAACTGGCTGCCCATAACGCATGCCGATGCCGGATTATGCGGCGGCATGGTGTACTCCGTGATGGATTACTATCAGCACCATCTACTTCCTCCGCAACAAAGCGCAAGTCCGTCTTCGCATGATGATGTTCTTTTCAAATATATCCGTGATCGACTGCTGGATAGTTTTGATATTGCGGGACAAGGTCATCGTTATCTAGGCTACTCCTCACCGCATTATCCCAATGGAGATGAGGGGGTTATTCAGAATGTCGCGGGTTTAGCGAGGGGCCGTTCCTGGGTGACCTATCGAGAAGAATGGCCACGTATTCAAGCCGATATTGATGCTGGCAAGTTATCTCCCATGGGTTTGATTCAAACGGACAACTTGGACGTTGGAAGCAACCATCAAGTGCTGGCTTACGCCTATGAGAAAAGTGGTCAGGACGTTCGGCTGTTTATTTACGATCCCAACAAAGGTCAAAAGGAAGCGGAATTGCGATTTAACATTACAGCTACAGACGGAGAAGTGCACATTCAACGTTTTACAAATGGTAGCCCAGTTCAGGACAAACGCATTTACTGCTTCTTTAGAACGAACGGCTATGCTCCCAAGATGCCGCCGAACGGTCGTCGAATTACTTCAATAAAAGATGCGATCCGTGCTTCAACAAATCAGAACGTTCCTTATTCCGTTCGAGGTGCAATCGCAGGTAGCCACACTGAAAGCTCTCTCACTAGCTGGATGCGGACGATCTGATTTTCGTTGCTATAGGGGACCTTCCGCCAACAGCTCGGCAATCTCGAATTGGTCGCACGAGCGAACGATGGAGAGGTGGGATACTTCTGGCGTGACGCCGCAACGTTGCAATGGCAAGGACCAGACGAAGTGTTATCGACACAGTGGGGCGGCTGAGCCGACCATTTTCATTGAGATGCATCTGACAATCTTCAGGTCGAACAGTTTGTTCGACAAACATCGACATATCCCCCTGCGACGGATCACCGGTTTCGTCATTATGAATGGTATCCTTTTTGATACCCATGTCCCATCCAAAGCGAACATCGACATCGACGAAGGTGTCTTTCTTATGTTTAACAGACCCCTTTATTAAGCTGAACGAACATTCCGTGGACCACGTGTCGGGAGGTTTTGTGTCGTTTCATTCTGGGGCATCCTATCGCGCAGCAATTTGAGAGCGAAACGTTATCAACTGGCCAAGGATACCCTATACTCTTCTCACGTTGCTGATTTATACTTATGATTTCTAGCTTCCACCAGCGGCATGCAGAGTCGTGTCGGGAGCTACGCCAAGACATGATTTGGGATTTTTCAGGATCCACGGGTTCAAAAGTACTCGTTTATCACATACTCATTTGCCTTCTCTTTACTGGGGCTGTCGGATGCACGTATAAGGGCTCAATTCCCAGCGACTTTACTATTCCGCCGTCACGGCCGGACCACAAAATTCCTTTGAAGGTTTCCCTTGTTAGAAAAGAATCACCAGATCTTCACGGAAGAGGAGGTCCTTTTAAGTATGAAATTAATTTAGATCCTGGATTGACTGCCGCTCTTGCATCGAAATTGAGTTCAATATTTGAAGGCGTCTCTGTAATAACGGATGTACGAGAAGCGACCGATACAAATCTATTGGCACATCTCGAAGTTGAACTACAAAATAAAACCCATGAGTTCCCGAGGGGGGAGAAAGACGTGCCCATTAGTGTTTTTTACGCTCGACTCCAACTGTCCCTTCAAGACCCCTATTCGAAGCAACGGGTATCTTCGTATGATGTTTCTAAGACATTCGGTATAGATATGGATAACTCAGCCATGGGGTTGACGGGAGCTACCGTCCTCACGTTCGGTCTGACCAGTCCTATCACCGTGCCGCTCGCTACTAGCAGTCAAGGTCGCTATGCTACCACGGTAGTAGAAGAACAATTGAGCCAGATGATCGAAAGTATCTCGGACAAGATTTTGAAAGATGATAAGCGTATCGTAGCACGGCTCTCCACCATCTCCGAAACACGCGAGCCTCTTAATCAGAGTGACCAAGCCGACTCCGACGACACGCACAGTGTAGGACAATGGCAGATCGACGACTTGAAAAAAGGCGTGGTGAGAGTGACCGCTCAATTCGAAGGTCTTCATAGAACGGGGACAGGATTTATCGTACGACTCGACAAGCACGCCGCATACATTGTGACAGCCGCGCACGTTGTTGAAGGTGATTCTAAACCGGAGGTCACGTTTTTCACAGATACCCCACACTCCTATCAGACCAAAATAATTGGAATGGAAGGAGGTAATCCTAAGGGGTTAGCAGCTCTGTTCATGGAAGGACAGCTTCCATCTGGATTAAAAGAGCTCCGCTTGGATACGACTGCCCAAGTGACCGGCGGTGAGCAGGTTTCACTCATTGGGTTTCCATTACCTGCCGCAATTCCTTGGACCGTTACTAATGGAAGTATTAGTGGTCTAAACGGACGGGACTTGGCATTCCAGGCACCTGTTGAAGAGGGTAACTCCGGAGGGCCACTGTTTCTGAACGGTACGGTTGTTGGAGTAATTGTTGAAGGAAGGGGACAATACGGCTATGCAGTTCCCACCTCGATGCTCACCATGACGTTAAGAGGGTGGCAAATTCGGACGGAGAATAATGGCCGTGAGAAGTAGTGGCGGTGTCCGGTGATGTAATTTACAGGAAGCTGGAGACACATTATTCAAGTAAGTATGGTTTCGTTAGATCGTGTAGCACTAGTGTCTGACATCTTCAAGGCAAGAATGGATAAAACATGTAAATCCATTCGCCATTTTTCACCTGTATATACGAAATGACTTGTAGGGGCAGCTAAAGATATTAAGAGGTAAGTAGGGGTCGGATTGAGGTGGCCCTGGTTTGACAGACACCTTGCAAGGGGGACAGGATCCCCCATGGAGGTGTCCGATGGGTACACGGAAACAGTTCTCGCCCGAGTTCAAACGCGAAGCCGTCCAGTTGCTGGAGAGCGGGAGCCGCCCGGCGGCCGACCTGGCCCGAGAGTTGGGGATTCCCCGCAATCGCCTCTACAAATGGCAGACGGAAGTGCGGGCGCGGGGGACCAGCGCCTTCCCCGGTGGGGGGCGCAAGGAACGCACCTCGGAGCTCGCCCGCCTGAAACGGGAGTTGGCGCGGGTCACCGAGGAGCGCGACATCCTAAAAAAAGCCGCGGCGTACTTTGCCAGGGAATCACGGTGAGGTACGCGTTTATGCAGGGGCATCAGCGGGAGTTTCGGGTGACGCGCATGTGTCGGGTACTCCAGGTCAGTCGCAGCGGGTTCTATGGTTGGTGTCGGCGTACGCCGAGTAGTCGGACACAGGCGAACCAGCGCCTCCTCACGCGGATGTGCGTGCTCCATCAACAGACGCGAGAAGCCTATGGAACGCGCAAGATGTGGCAGCTCTTGAAGCGGGAAGGGCTGGTCTGTGGGCGACATCGGGTGGCGCGACTGCGACGGGAGGCGGGGCTGGTGACGCTCCGCCGTCGGCGCCACGCCCGTACGATTCGGGCCCGGCATCCTGCCGTTGTGGAGATTCCCAATCGGGTGAATCAGCAGTTTGCGGTCTCGGCCAAGAATCGGGTCTGGACGGCCGATTATACCTTCGTGCCGACTCGCACGGGCTGGCTCTACCTCGCGGTGGTGCTGGATCTCTACTCACGCCGGATTGTGGGCTGGGCGATGAGTCCCCGTCAAACCCTCACCGTCGTGGCCGAAGCCTGGTGGATGGCGTGGCACCACCGCCGCCCTGCGCCCGGACTCATTCATCACAGTGACCAAGGGAACCAGTACCGCGCGGCGCTCTATCAGCAGCTCTTAGCACGACGTGGGGTGCTCTCGAGCATGAGCCGCAAAGGCAACTGCTACGATAATGCCCCGGTGGAGAGCTTCTTTAGTTCCTTGAAGAACGAATTGGTGCATCATCGGTGCTTTGACCATCACACGGAAGCCCGGTATGCCATTGCGGAGTATATCGAGGGCTTCTATAACCGGCAGCGCTTACATCAAACCCTCGGCTATCGGAGCCCGGAGGAATTCGAACGGCAGGGAAGTGGCTCTTAACTCACGTGTCTGTTGTTTCGGGGCCACCTCAGATCTTGTATTGTGCATCGCCTTTCGGCGTTCGCCAACACCCTGAAGCTCAGTGATAAAGTTGATCAGTTCAACGCCACGCTGGCCAAGCAGCAAACCCGCATTGAGGTCCTGAACACTTGGGTCTTACAAGGGGAGACGTTTGATTTCGAGGCGTTCGGCAGCAGCGGCTTTGAGGAGCTGGGTATCTGCCGAGATAAGCACAGAGGGCTCTTCGAGGTGACTTTGCAGTTCGATTGCCGAAGCCAGATGAATGGCATCGAGCGTGCGCAGTGGGTATCGTTCGAGCAGTGCCTTCGAGCGCGCGAGAACGACCTCGTCCAGATTCATCCGCACATAGGTGGGCCAGTCCTGTAAAAAACGGCGCACGATTTCCTCGTACTCGGGCGCTCCCAGTACGGATTCTCTTACGCGCCGACGCAGGGCCGAGAAGGTCTCGGTGTAAGTAATCGTCGCCGTCGCATGGGGCGGAGATCCGGTGCGCAAGGAAAGAGCTTCGTCGGTTCCAGCTTCCTCGATGAATTGTTTTACAAGCGCGCTCGTGTCCCAGTACAGCATCGTCACCGTTCGCGGTCATTGACCACGACGCGCCCGACTGATGGACCACGGTAGACCAGCGGCTTCAGCCGTCTTCTCGGTGCCGCGGTCGGCAAGATGATCTTGCCGAGTGCCGCCAATTGTGCCAGCCGGGCTTCGCGAGTCCCGGGTTTGCCGGTCTCGATTTGCTGGAGCAGCGCGATCGGTCGTCCTCTGTCGGTCACGATGATCTCTTCTCCCTTCTGAGTCCGACGGAGATAGTGTGTGAGGCGGTTTTTAAGCTCTTTGACGCCGATCCGACTCATGGTTGACCTCAGGGGCTATTGTAGCTACTTTAACAAATGAAGACAAGAATCCGTCGTCGCCTCTCCGTGTTACATCCAGTGCCAATGCTGTGGCGGCAACGATTGCATCGGGAAGCTTCAGGCCTTATCGTTTTCCAAGATCCACTGCGTGACACTGGCTCGTCTGAGAAACGAGACACCAAGTGGGAAAGAAACTGTCCGCTAATTCGGCAGGATGATGAAACGGCCAAGCTTGGCTGGACGATAGATTTCGAAATCCCGGCGATCGAGTGTAAAGACTCGTCGAATTCTCTCCCGTTCCCCCACCGTCACCAATGCGGCATCGGCGAGGTCCATCGGGAGATCGCGGTATTTCTTCATCAGCTCTCTCATTCTCGATAGGTCTCGCTCTTCAAGAGTCGCGAGATCGACGACGCCTCGCTCCAGCATCTCCCACAAGGCTTCTTGAGCTTTCCAGGAAAAACTCAACAAATACATCGCCTCAGTCAAGGCAGGCCACACGGTACGCAGTGGCTCGGTGAGCGACTGCAATACCGCGACGCAGCGGGCATGATTTGCATCATCTTTATGAATCAGGGCGATGAGCGGCCCGGCATCCACCAGCATCATCGTCCGGGCTTCTCACGTCGGCCAACCAGCGCGCGGCGAAACTTTTCTCCCGTCCTCGTAGAGAGGTCGGCGGATCCCCCGCTCACGCTGCCGATGAGGTCCCGCACTTTCTCATAGGGAGGTTCGGTCGCTTCTTGAACGCGAACCTCCTTGGCAAGTACTCCGATGGCATCTCGAATGATCTCTGATTTCGTCTCACCCCGCTTGCGAGCCAGCCGAAGCAGCAACCGTTCGGTCTTCACGTCCACCCGAACCGTCAACGGCATCTTAGCGTCCTCCTATTTGTAGGACGCCATTGTACTACAGGTGCTCCGCTTGCACAACAATTATCCCACACTTCCCTCGAATCCTTGAGATACACTTGGGCAGAAGTTAAGGGGCCGGATACCTTTGTGTTTCAGGATTCTGCCACCGGTGTCACTGTCCTTTCCATACTCAGCCAACAAACGCGGATGGTGAGACCGCTATGGCAGGAAATGCCCTGAGGATCTGCCGGTCCGTCGTCACCAAGGGCACTCGCAAATCTTTCGTCAGGGCGACAAACTCACAATCGGAGGCCGAGCAGCCGGATTGCGCCACGAGGCTCAGCACGTGATGAGAGATGACGCTGTACTCATGGCCGGCCAGCCACCGTTCTGCCTCTTCGGCGATAGCCGCCGCTGCCTCCAGCGACAGTGCCCGCTTGCGGACGAGCCCGATCAGCACATTGCGAAATTCAGATCGCCACAGCAACGGAGCCGCCCATGAAGGATCGCGTCGCAGCACGGCTTCGCTCTCAGCCGTCCATTGCCCTTGGACATACAGATAAATCAAGACATTCGTATCGGCCACGATCATGGCCGACCGATTACTTTCAGTTCTCCCAGGAATCGATCCGTCACTTTGACTCCTTTCTGCGTACGACGAAGTACCCGAGCGCGAGCTAACAACGCATCCGCATCCACTGGGGCGCTGTGCGTCATCTGTTCGAGATACGAGATGACCTGAAAATTCAGGCTTCGATGCCGCGCGGCTGCCTGTTGTTTAAGCCGCTTTACCACCGGTTCCGGAACATTCTTGATAGCCAGAGTCGCCATCGCCGCCTCCTCTCAGTGGGCATCCATAATGCTACCGATATGGATACTATCCTTACAGCACCACCCGGCCAAGTGCCGTCCCAGAAGCAGCTTGGTAGAATATACCCACCCCTCCGGGCGAATCGACAGGGTTCTATACCCTGCCCTATCCGCTTGACTCTCTCTCCCGTCCTCCGTACCCTCGCTATGTGATGAGAGAGTGCATCGTTAGCGGCAGCTGAACCACTTCCCTCTCTGATTCTGATTATCAAAGGAGGCCACCTCGTATGGCACAACGACCTTTTCAAACGGGGATTGTCGTCAATTTGAATGGCGGAGAAAACGACAAGGATGTCGTGATCTATACCGTGCCCGCCAGGAAACGATTCGACGTCAAATTCCTCGGCATCAATGGGTTTGGACACCCAAATCAATCCCTCTTCTACGCCATTCACGTGACGACACGAGCGGAAGTCGGCATCTATCCGATCGCACCAACCGGCATTTCAGAAATAGATGAGCCCGAGTTTCCAACGAGATTTTTTGGGAGCCAGGAAGCAGCCCTCTACGCAGATCCCAAGTCCGATCTCCGGTTTTCGGTAGCGCGTAAGGATGCTACGGGCAATGTACGGGTGTTCATCAGTATCTGCGGACTTCTCGTTGATGTTTAAGGCCGGGAAGTAAGTAGATCGGTGAGAGGAGAATAGCAAGGGGGCGCTATCGTATGAATACGATTCCAACTCCATCTTCCATTTTGCAGACCGCCTTCGGCTTTTGGGGTTCCAAGGTCCTACTCACGGCTGTCGAGGTAGGTCTGTTCACCACTCTCGCCGGTCGTCGGCTCACTGGAGCGGAGCTGGGCAAAGAATTGCAATTCCACTCCCGCGCTGATCCAGACTTTTTCGATGCCCTCGTAGCGATGAAGTTTCTCGACCGCGACGGTGAGGGTCCACAAGCGAAGTATTTCAATACGCCGGAAGGCGCCATGTTCCTCGATGCAGCAAGCCCAAGGTACATCGGTGGGATTCTGGTCATGCTCAATGAGCGATTGTACAAATTTTGGAATGATTTGCCCGAGGCGTTACGGACGGGACAGCCCCAGAACGAGATCAAGCACGGACAGAAAGGGATGTTTGAGGAACTCTATTCGAACCTTCCAAGGTTGGAACAATTCATGGCTGCGATGA includes:
- a CDS encoding PIN domain-containing protein gives rise to the protein MMLVDAGPLIALIHKDDANHARCVAVLQSLTEPLRTVWPALTEAMYLLSFSWKAQEALWEMLERGVVDLATLEERDLSRMRELMKKYRDLPMDLADAALVTVGERERIRRVFTLDRRDFEIYRPAKLGRFIILPN
- a CDS encoding type II toxin-antitoxin system VapC family toxin: MIVADTNVLIYLYVQGQWTAESEAVLRRDPSWAAPLLWRSEFRNVLIGLVRKRALSLEAAAAIAEEAERWLAGHEYSVISHHVLSLVAQSGCSASDCEFVALTKDLRVPLVTTDRQILRAFPAIAVSPSAFVG
- a CDS encoding serine protease, which produces MIWDFSGSTGSKVLVYHILICLLFTGAVGCTYKGSIPSDFTIPPSRPDHKIPLKVSLVRKESPDLHGRGGPFKYEINLDPGLTAALASKLSSIFEGVSVITDVREATDTNLLAHLEVELQNKTHEFPRGEKDVPISVFYARLQLSLQDPYSKQRVSSYDVSKTFGIDMDNSAMGLTGATVLTFGLTSPITVPLATSSQGRYATTVVEEQLSQMIESISDKILKDDKRIVARLSTISETREPLNQSDQADSDDTHSVGQWQIDDLKKGVVRVTAQFEGLHRTGTGFIVRLDKHAAYIVTAAHVVEGDSKPEVTFFTDTPHSYQTKIIGMEGGNPKGLAALFMEGQLPSGLKELRLDTTAQVTGGEQVSLIGFPLPAAIPWTVTNGSISGLNGRDLAFQAPVEEGNSGGPLFLNGTVVGVIVEGRGQYGYAVPTSMLTMTLRGWQIRTENNGREK
- a CDS encoding type II toxin-antitoxin system VapC family toxin, with translation MLYWDTSALVKQFIEEAGTDEALSLRTGSPPHATATITYTETFSALRRRVRESVLGAPEYEEIVRRFLQDWPTYVRMNLDEVVLARSKALLERYPLRTLDAIHLASAIELQSHLEEPSVLISADTQLLKAAAAERLEIKRLPL
- a CDS encoding type II toxin-antitoxin system prevent-host-death family antitoxin codes for the protein MSRIGVKELKNRLTHYLRRTQKGEEIIVTDRGRPIALLQQIETGKPGTREARLAQLAALGKIILPTAAPRRRLKPLVYRGPSVGRVVVNDRER
- a CDS encoding IS3 family transposase, with protein sequence MQGHQREFRVTRMCRVLQVSRSGFYGWCRRTPSSRTQANQRLLTRMCVLHQQTREAYGTRKMWQLLKREGLVCGRHRVARLRREAGLVTLRRRRHARTIRARHPAVVEIPNRVNQQFAVSAKNRVWTADYTFVPTRTGWLYLAVVLDLYSRRIVGWAMSPRQTLTVVAEAWWMAWHHRRPAPGLIHHSDQGNQYRAALYQQLLARRGVLSSMSRKGNCYDNAPVESFFSSLKNELVHHRCFDHHTEARYAIAEYIEGFYNRQRLHQTLGYRSPEEFERQGSGS
- a CDS encoding transposase, with amino-acid sequence MGTRKQFSPEFKREAVQLLESGSRPAADLARELGIPRNRLYKWQTEVRARGTSAFPGGGRKERTSELARLKRELARVTEERDILKKAAAYFARESR
- a CDS encoding ribbon-helix-helix protein, CopG family; translated protein: MPLTVRVDVKTERLLLRLARKRGETKSEIIRDAIGVLAKEVRVQEATEPPYEKVRDLIGSVSGGSADLSTRTGEKFRRALVGRREKPGR